The stretch of DNA ACAGCTTGACTGTCTTAGAAGATGAAAATGTAAGcataactatattttcttttgaggcagacatttatacattctattattgcagctatttctgcctgaaaaactgttagCCAGTTCCCCATAGATACAGAAACAtctattctgggaccatacacttcAGCAAATGTTTTGATACCCATTTTTGAACCTCCAGtatagaacatgattgaaccattacgaagaCTGGGACCACCCTCATCCCGTACTAaacgagaaagttcgatcactctgtatggaatgtcataattagtcctaggttccatccaatcactgttcatctctgagtaTGGTCCAACGAGAAATAGATTCAGGATACTCAAGTGGCCAGTTTTATCCCCATCTAATATTTTCTTCCATCTCTTTAGCTTCAGAGAACTTTTcgtagcctctagctgaacatgttgaatCAGAGGTTACATGTAAAGGATAACCTCTAATGACTGAGGGTGTGCTTAGTAGCTATCGTCTCCTAAGTCTTTGACCACCATACTAATGAGACATATTCTATCCTAGGCCGCACTATGCCGGTGTATACCCACATAACCATTCTTGGTTTAAGGCTCCATGATGTGCCTATAATTTAGAAAATGCTCATAGGCTTTCCACGAACCATAATGATTAGTTTGTCACCCACGGCCAAGACTTCAACTGTCTCTAAACTTATCAGAAGGTCATCAACCACTAGTGGCCAAACGAGAGGTGATAAAACatctccttgtgggcaacctttcgttgcaatcacagataTCGACGATctgcccagctccgaggtgatttgtctgtGTTTTACAATGCCATGAATCCATTCGACTGTACCACCGATCATCGAAATGCCTTCTTCTCATAGCCTAttgccattgatagataagaagcattacCGAAAGCACTTTCAatgtcaagaaacgcacataatgcagtttcttttgacgaaagagatGTTTCGTTtgtaacgctgtgactgtggaCTTGTCTGATTAATAGCCAAACTGTTATTTAGATAAAGGGCATTTATACATGAATACCGACTTTATGTATTCGTGTAATACTTTCTCCGTAGTTTTCAatagtattgatgataaactcaTTGGCCTGAATGCTTTTGAGAGTGATTTATCACATTTCCCAGCTATTGGAATGAAGACCACTTTAACGAGTCTCCATATGGAAGggatgtgctctagtatcataCATGCCTTGAAAATTTCGATGAAAGATAGAATTAGCTTTGATTCTCCATTTTAAATCAGGGTTAGAAAAATCCCATCTGCAGATTTGGGAGGTTGAAAGGATCTCAGCGCATTTTCTACTCTGGCCATCGTGAAACATCGATTCACGGTGGATGCAGCACTACGATAAACACCCTAACAGCACACAGACAGaagaccaagacggcgttgatGAGGGTTACACTGGTGCAGTGAACAATGACGCTGTACCACTTCctacgatgggtgaagttaaggaggccattaatcagctaaagaaaacaaagcagctggtaaggatggcctcgcagCGAAATACTCCAAGGGTGGTCTGGGAAAGCTTTTAGAGTGTATGTAGCGGTTgctagtcaggatctgggacacaaaACAACTACCAGAGGAGTGAAAATTATCAGACCAGACTTTTACGCTGccgcagatcctccaaaagtacCGCATGTATCAGGTCCCGaggcaccacatcttcgtcgaatCGGAGGTAGCATAACATACAAACGACCGACGACGACGaactatggagaatcatggacgaataCAGCTTTCCTCGAAAGgcgacaagactgattcaggcaacaaTGAACCGGAatcgtttgagactcacaggggatgTTGACAAGGCGATGAACTCTTCTGtttgctcttcaacgtggcgttGGAAGGTATTATGCGGAATGCgggcttcaggtttgcccagaaattttCGATGGGACGCAACTGGGGGACGTTGGGTGGGTTCGCCGACTtaggtaccacatcgatattcaaccGCTCTATCTCCTCCAATGATCGCCGAcgccaaatccggccagaaacccgcgtcttcgcccttatggtattacttgatgaacgacgcaacttccggcaggtacttcgtactataaatttccctgTTCACGCCCAGTTCGGAGCTAAAGAaaagcggctttgacatccccttctcgctgattgtcagccacagcagcaccttcttggggaacttggtgtgtgaaataaacttcacttcggagctcacttccttcgtgagGAAGTAAAGTGCGtagtgccctgccagtcgttgccatccatggtgagataggtctcgtcgtccatcaacACCatcacgtcgcgattcgccgagaaaatctacttgaccatcatattcagccgctgccgctgcgtcattgcctgcagctccgagaccagtggatgggacttccgcttccttaCATGTATGTTCATGTTCgtcaggtactttttcactttttggccggttgcaccgatctcccggccaagcgcacgttgcgatgtagccactttccCTCGAttttcctcttcagcatcctttggagcttcttgtcgctcagggtcgtcggccgtccggaaatGGGCTTTCATTCGATGCTCTAATTGTTGCCCAATAGCACCAAAATGTTGTAGATGTCgaaacgggcgtatccggcgtccacaaagtgccgcacgatgtccgttttcgacacggctgggtaccgttctttgaacgcgcggAACGCGTAACGGGCTAGCTTCACTCTGCTGACCCATGGGTTACTATTATTAATATTGCATGGGTAGTTTCTCCAGTGCGTTTGAAGGTAAACCTATGGAAAATCGGCAATTTTCGTCCATTTTTCTTAATGCAAACACAAGATTTGGGAAAAATTGGTGCCGTTCTGGGTCAGAAAACAGCTGCCAAGAACTGAGTTTATTGGCGAAACATTGTGAAGAATATTTAAACTTTCAATGGGAAATAGaatcaataaaaaatgaataaataaaaatctccCCCACCTTGAGATAGCGCAAAATTTACAGCACACAGTACAACGACCATACTCGTTGTACTTTAAAACTCTTAAGTCGGGATACCATTTGCAGCTTTGAAGCAAGATGTTATACGCATTCTTTCCATCTAAGCAGCACGATCAAACTCTTCTACATAAATGACGTGTCGAAAAATGTCTTCTATCTGACAGACAGCGGGTTCGGTACGGCTTCGGAGGCGACCAGTGAAATTTTCACGTCGAGTGTTATGGCACTAGCATTGCCAAAAGAAATTGATTGAATATTTCATGATGAACCCACAGGGGCGTATCTAACTTAACTTCGCTTTCGATTTCTGGTTTTGTCGATAAGTAATTTGTGCATGAATATCAGGTTTTAATCAACTCGCCCTTCATCAATTAAAACGCACATCACGATTCACTTTGTGAAGCAAATCGCCTTTAGAATATAAAATTGCATACATAAACGAGCCAAAAGCTGTATTTTCAAAGCACTGAAAGTAACATATAAACAGCATACGACAATACAAGAATTTGATACAAGAGGGAAGGTTTCGAAGCAATTATCTATACACTCTATTATGAGTTCAATTGTATTCTATTGATTGAATTACGAAACAGTCTTTGTACATAAAAATATAACTGCTAGTTTAGGACACTTTTTGACTACCGAGATTCGCACCGCCACTTCCAGTCGTCCCCAAAACGACCCCTGATATTCCAGTATTATTGGACAGTCCATTCTGCTGGGTCATGATACTGCCGTTCTGCTGCTGTTGTCCTGCGTGCTGTGAATTGTTGGCATTGGTACTGCtggtgttattattattattggtaGTCATCGGCACCGGTTCGTTCGAAAGTAAAGTGCCCTGGACGCCCCCACCAACCGGTTGTCCACCGACGGCAAGACCAGTGAGGCTAGTCGTGCCCAGCGATGTGAGCCTTGTACGCCTCCGTGTATAGTGTTGCCACAGAAGAATGGCTTGATCGTCAATGAACTTACAGCACTGGGCGTTCACAATTTCGCGCCGGAAATGTTCATATTGTAGTAAATCCAGAAAATACAGACACATCGGATACTTCAAATATTTTGCGTACTCCGGCTCCTTCCAGTAAAGGAGATACTTTAGATAGTTGATAAAGGCGTTGTCCTTAAAGAAACCGCGTTGGGCGAGAACtgtaaaaaaatcatgaatgttTAGGTGATAATGTTTGAATCGATTAAAGCGAGTTTTCATCAAAAAGCGCACTTCTTGAtcaatgtattttgttttcaaaatagtTCTCTTTGACAAATGACTGTACGTAACATTCCCTCTGTATAACTGTAACAAAACCAAAATACTTACAGTGTAAATAATTGGGGTTCGCGAGACATTGTACGAATTCAAGTTCGACCTGAAAGCGTAGTTTCTGCGCGTCTTctgtttcaacgggtactgaaaTATACAATGGACAACATGAATGTTTGAGGAGTTTGGAGGGTTCCATTGTTTGCTTGCTAAACCTTGCCATAACATATTCTGTAACCATCGTTTTTGTGCACACGAACTAACAATAAACCcaaaacaaaaatatgtttataaATTTCATGCCAATGAACTTTCTGTCTTGTTACCTTTCCTTTCAGACGAACATTTTTCTCTGACAATAACATACTGATAAGAACAGGAAAAAGACGTGTAATACTTACGTTTACCCTTCCCGACCATCTTGTTAGCCATTGTGTGCTTTTTTCTATATCCGGAATTCAGCTAAGACAAAACGACCTATACGATGTACCTTGCCCAGATAGAAAGGAGATCAATCTCTTGGCTTGACTGGCACCAATCGATTCGATCGCAACTTGTGGCCAGAACAGAAATTGTTAAACAGTGACTTAAACCCAATAAAAACTTGACTTCAGCATCTGAATGCTAGTGACTATTTAGCTTTTCTTTGACCATACTCGAGCGCTAGGAACTAAGACGAACAAACAGAAACGGTAGAATTGTACAGAACGTTATTATTTACAGTGACAATTCGATAACAGCTATATTTCGTCGTAATCTTTTCCCTTCCTAATATCAGACATCTAGTGTCTTAAAAAGTGAAGCTAATAATTCCAATTATATACACAGATAGAAACGATATCTAGAGGATCTCGTAAATTATTCCACATTATTTCACAAACAAAATtggcaaaacattaaacttatAGTAAACACTCTAAAGAGGATGCAAACTTTGGGAAAATACCACCTCCACAGAACAGTAGCAGCATAGGAGTGCAAAATAGAAGTTAAAACTATGAACAGATTATATTCTAACACTTCGAATGTGCGCCCGATCCTCTAACTACAAAATAGGGAGATCCGAAACGGTATAAATGAACAACAGCACCACTAATTTTCGTTCACCATTGATGGGGAAACGAGAACTACTCACAACCATATGGATTCATAATAGGCTGTAGGTGTAGTGTTGAAGATGAACTCTGGGACACATAAATAGTCGTACAATAATACACTGCTTTTTTACAATTCTCAAGTAAAATGCATCCGCTAAATTTTGGGACGTCCTGCTATCGCACCGTCAAATACCTGTTTTGACGGGACGAAACATTAGTTGTGTGTCTAGGGGTGATCGATAATAATCACACAAAATATCGATATTTATCAAATCTATATGTGAACCAATATATTGTATTCTGGTAGGTGCAGTAGTTTCGTCACTATATAGGCGAGAGGAACGATCTATGAAAACAGTGTAGCAGGAAGACCAAAGTGTGATACATGATATGGTTCTCGGAAAAAATCGCtccagaaaacaactgcaacagaaacaacccaGCAATAATTAAATCGTATAGGGCTCtggctacacatacatgcagagcatgtgttgggcacacatcacttgtttacattcgtagtttctatgcagcagaagcggatttATTATCAATAggcgttcttgtagatgatttaaatacaGTTGCGCTCTTTCTATTAGCGCAAATTTTTTCATAGAACTAACaggaactttgtgaaacagttcggcaaactatttcataaacAAGAATTTTTGTGTGATGCATATTATTTAatttactagcacctattttGCGATGTTTGTTGAGCGAATTTTTTCACTaaatttgaatcgaaaaattggcagaaaaagtTTATCGACATTTTCGCACCTGGATCAAAGTGACAGAGGCTCGAGCTCACATTCGAATGtttccttgtattttccatgaattggCTAATCGATGGATTTCTCCGTCCCCGATTTTCTTATAAACATATTTAGTTTCTGCGCAGAGTATTCAGGTACCCGGGAATCATATCTGAGGGTTGGttgatctttctggctgaaCATGTCCTTAATTCCAACGTTATCAACTGCTTTTTTGGCGGAACGATaccgattaaggatatctgcacacgaacGTTTATTACAGTTTACTTCTTCACGAGACCAACATTCCAGGACAGAAAGCACCAAgcctaaatggaaacacactaatttttataactatttcgctaaaataattgTTTAAATAAAGCTTaatcttgtcgatccatataaatccATGCAGCGATTTTTCCTGCCCAACAGATTACTAATACATttgcacgctgcaagcgccctataACTTGGCATTTTCTTAGCCATAtatcaatgtcctggaaaaaaggtaatgaagatggtggtttttcgagcgacatagcatgcgctgccataactatttcccAAATAGTgtcgtcagtcgttgtgtttatattcgattgcctaccacatccatgtgaaaatgctatttccagtatgtgttttatcaatgaaaaacatacattttattgAAGTTCCCGCTGATTATAAATGTAATGTGACAGCatgcagtggatatttgtgaaatcactttaaaaacacaaataaaagtgatatttcagtACAACATTTTCATTCCCCCACGGCCATAGAAACATGCGAACTTTCATTAGTTTTACCATACCATATTGATATTACTATGGCTCTCAGTGTCGCTGTGCGTAATATGGGAAAATAGTGTTCAATTAAGCAGCATTTCACCGGAAATGTTAATGATTCCGAGGACTAagaatacgactgctctctggacctttttaccatatAAATAATGGAAATAAGTAACAATACAATtgccatctgttaaaaaacaaaccgttgcaagatttcatgagaaattgagctaaaatcatcataaaaccgtgagtattttgaacattgttttgtttcttccatatacatagTCCATAGTCaattagtaatgacttttggcttcttcacacagtttctccgccaaaacgactgaacagtatTGGTGTGACCAGGGTCCCGCAATTTGGATGCCATCTTCAAATTTAGGTTGCTTCGACCTGAAAGGCACTTTCCACACCAAAAATCGTACACAGAATGAATTCTCAACTCGATGGAATGCATCATCCAACCTCGAGAATCAAATTGTATCGCGCTTAATTATCTCTCAGGACTCTCGTTTTCCTGAAGTGATGCCAGATTTACGGCAACTCGTAAATATTCGAAATGTGACCGTATATCGTAGAAGCTGGTACTTGAAGACAATCTTCAATGTTATTGTGTTTTCCTTTTATTGCACgggattttatttctttatgcGTTTATCTTCGTACCCAATAAAATTCCTTTCTAAACATAAATGGAGCTCTCTGAAACCCTTGTCGTTcatcattttcaatatttttaacatCTATGGGGAAAGTCCGCCAAAATCTGAACTCTCTGTTCTCACATCGGAGTAAAGAGAATCATTCTCTTCTCTTCGGCTCGGCCTTTGGCAATCATCGTTCTCTTCAAACATCTCTCCTTCCGGTAAATCTTACGTTTAAGAAACTGCGTTTTCCGACACTATTATTTAGAGTGTACAAGAAATGGGTTAATTTCAGTGCAAACTGAAGGAATTAATTATTAAAGCTGTCGTATATAGCTGTATATTATTTTATGTCAGCTTTATTTCCCACAAGAatgtcgggcgtttagtcgctatctccctctaccgactcgactatatcatttcattcttccctgtcaaattgtcctcattgcattttgaagtgacttcccccaaaatgaattcgttcctctatttctctctcgcatgtacatgtgcatgcatcgatatttgagttcaacgtggtttgacatacgctacaggtgagctagattcttttgtatcgtacacaaaAATTACTTACAGgtataaaataacgtgcagtgtgtgcgcgCTATTTTGAACGCCTAAttctaactaatactaacgcgaggacctttttagcatacttgataaatatcTAAGTTCAttagtttgagttcacgatgggtagacaataaaccgtccattgatggggtaacttcttttatgcatcagaaatcatgttttcgttcctctttatatggacgtaaaaatgagattgtgtacgcggatatgaattagtgtcagggggaaatgaaagtgtggattgaagtcatttgaatgaagaggcagatttgtattcattagtcgagtcagttaaaataaccactgactggactagttcaccagtcatccttttagtcaacgctagtcaattcattttctagtcaagtcactttttgttggcgacgactgccgaagcagttctagtcgaagtgaAGCTgttgagagtagagtcggtcctcatttttcaccttcgaagatttcgggccctgtaaATTACTATATAATGTCTATCAAAGCATACATCGCGTatataaaaaagtcacaggagggttgtgtccgagacacgaccgcatagttgacgtaggattccgttaggctatctgtttattttggatatgtttggatatggatgaaaaattacatcgttaaactctttgatattgATTTGGTgcctctgaaaagggccgttttgtttagttgttgggtattgtttgttcactccaccagtgtttaccgagtgatgatgatagaaggatggtaaacagtcggcggatgatgcgtatcagataaaagataccgaagtgaagcgagatatgatgaaaaccggcttttg from Toxorhynchites rutilus septentrionalis strain SRP chromosome 3, ASM2978413v1, whole genome shotgun sequence encodes:
- the LOC129776717 gene encoding mediator of RNA polymerase II transcription subunit 31 isoform X2, which encodes MNPYGLPVETEDAQKLRFQVELEFVQCLANPNYLHFLAQRGFFKDNAFINYLKYLLYWKEPEYAKYLKYPMCLYFLDLLQYEHFRREIVNAQCCKFIDDQAILLWQHYTRRRTRLTSLGTTSLTGLAVGGQPVGGGVQGTLLSNEPVPMTTNNNNNTSSTNANNSQHAGQQQQNGSIMTQQNGLSNNTGISGVVLGTTGSGGANLGSQKVS
- the LOC129776717 gene encoding mediator of RNA polymerase II transcription subunit 31 isoform X1 produces the protein MANKMVGKGKLPVETEDAQKLRFQVELEFVQCLANPNYLHFLAQRGFFKDNAFINYLKYLLYWKEPEYAKYLKYPMCLYFLDLLQYEHFRREIVNAQCCKFIDDQAILLWQHYTRRRTRLTSLGTTSLTGLAVGGQPVGGGVQGTLLSNEPVPMTTNNNNNTSSTNANNSQHAGQQQQNGSIMTQQNGLSNNTGISGVVLGTTGSGGANLGSQKVS